A section of the Candidatus Hydrogenedentota bacterium genome encodes:
- a CDS encoding AMP-binding protein → MLFTEKTIGAFFKEQAARYGDRPFIRYPDRDLCFSWKEFEERARRLAKGLLALGLRPGDHLGVWARNVPDWLTFFFATAQVGIVLVTVNTSYKSHELAFVLKQSDMKALAIVDGFRDVNYLDIMYDLVPELRTRARGDLHSEAFPALRSVIFIGQEKHRGMYNTAELFQLGEHQNDTLLESYASTTYCDDVVNMQYTSGTTGFPKGVMLTHRNILNNGYYIGERQKLTDEDRVCLPVPLFHCFGIVLGVMACLTHGSTLVLLESFDPLLALAAVQKEKCTAIYGVPTMFIAELNHPMFNMFDLSSLRTGIMAGSPCPMERMKQVINDMHCPEITIAYGLTEASPVVTQTSTDDSLERRVSTVGRVLPGTEIKIVDPETGETLAPDQEGELCCRGYNIMKGYYNMPDATASVIDADGWLHTGDLATCDESGYYRITGRSKDTIIRGGENISPREIEEFLHSMPGIKDVQVAGVPDDRYGEVVGAFIIPADDADITESDVRDYAINRIARYKAPKHVFFVEDFPLTANGKIQKFKLRDFACEKLEIADTVFDKESASEKEQEPELV, encoded by the coding sequence ATGCTTTTTACCGAGAAAACCATCGGTGCATTTTTTAAAGAACAAGCCGCTCGTTATGGCGACCGTCCCTTTATACGGTATCCCGATCGGGATCTATGTTTTAGCTGGAAAGAGTTCGAGGAACGGGCGCGGCGTCTTGCTAAAGGGCTGTTAGCCTTGGGGTTGCGCCCGGGCGATCATTTGGGCGTATGGGCGCGCAACGTGCCGGATTGGCTGACGTTTTTCTTCGCCACCGCTCAGGTCGGCATTGTGCTTGTAACGGTGAATACCTCTTATAAAAGCCATGAACTCGCATTTGTTTTAAAGCAGTCTGATATGAAAGCGCTTGCCATTGTTGACGGATTCCGTGATGTCAATTATTTGGATATTATGTATGATTTAGTGCCTGAGCTGCGCACCCGTGCACGGGGTGATTTGCACAGTGAAGCCTTTCCTGCGCTTCGAAGTGTGATCTTTATCGGTCAGGAAAAGCATCGGGGCATGTACAACACGGCCGAACTTTTTCAATTGGGCGAACACCAAAACGATACCTTGCTTGAATCCTACGCATCCACCACCTATTGCGATGATGTGGTGAATATGCAGTACACCTCGGGTACCACCGGATTTCCTAAAGGCGTCATGTTAACCCACAGGAATATCCTCAATAACGGCTATTACATTGGCGAGCGTCAAAAGCTGACTGATGAAGACCGCGTCTGCTTGCCTGTTCCGCTTTTCCACTGCTTTGGAATTGTGCTCGGCGTTATGGCATGTCTCACCCATGGCAGTACCTTGGTATTGTTGGAAAGTTTTGATCCTCTTCTCGCGCTTGCTGCCGTACAAAAAGAAAAATGCACTGCTATTTACGGTGTGCCCACGATGTTTATTGCAGAATTAAATCATCCCATGTTTAACATGTTCGATTTGTCTTCGCTGCGTACCGGCATTATGGCGGGTTCTCCTTGTCCTATGGAACGGATGAAGCAGGTTATTAACGATATGCACTGCCCGGAAATAACCATTGCCTATGGCTTGACCGAGGCGTCGCCCGTAGTGACGCAAACGAGCACCGACGATTCTCTTGAGCGGCGGGTCAGTACGGTAGGCCGTGTTCTGCCCGGCACGGAGATCAAGATTGTTGACCCGGAAACGGGCGAGACGCTGGCGCCCGATCAGGAAGGTGAATTATGTTGTCGCGGCTACAACATCATGAAAGGCTACTACAATATGCCCGATGCCACAGCGTCAGTAATAGATGCTGACGGATGGCTGCACACAGGCGACCTCGCCACTTGTGATGAATCGGGTTACTATCGGATCACCGGCCGCAGTAAGGACACCATTATTCGTGGCGGTGAAAATATATCGCCTAGGGAAATTGAAGAATTTCTGCATTCCATGCCCGGAATCAAAGATGTTCAAGTAGCAGGCGTACCTGACGACCGTTATGGGGAAGTGGTAGGCGCTTTTATCATTCCTGCCGATGATGCCGATATCACGGAATCGGATGTGCGCGATTATGCCATCAACCGAATTGCCCGCTACAAGGCTCCGAAACATGTGTTTTTCGTAGAGGATTTTCCGCTCACTGCCAACGGCAAAATACAGAAATTTAAACTCCGGGATTTCGCTTGCGAAAAGCTTGAAATTGCCGATACCGTATTCGATAAAGAGTCTGCATCCGAGAAGGAACAGGAGCCGGAATTGGTCTGA